The Pelosinus sp. IPA-1 genome includes the window TCAATTATTGCTTATCTGGTGGGTTATTATGGCGGACAACCGTTAGTCGCCAAGTATGGTCGATATTTTTTATTGTCCAAGCACAATGTGGATATGGCGCAGCGGTGGTTTGATCGTTACGGGATAAAGGCTACTTTTTTCAGTCGGTTACTCCCTGTTGTCCGAACCTTTATTTCCCTTCCGGCTGGGTTTGCGCAAGTCAATTTTGGCGAATTTGTTATTTACACGTTGTTGGGGTCCATTCCTTGGACAATCGGACTAACTTACGCAGGCATGGTATTAGGCGAGAACTGGGAGGCATTAAATGCCATTGGTCACAAGGCGAGCCTAATAGTTGCCGCGGGTCTGATTTTCATTGCTGTCTATTATTATCGGAGAAATCATACCCAACCTGTCTGACGTAACATTGGATGTAGGTCGATAGGTACTTAACCTCTGCTGATAATAATATTGACCCTTTTATCTTTTTAGGTAGGCTCTTAAGGATTGCACAAATGTTAGTCTCAACTTATCAATACTTTTTAAAATATGAATGATCCTAAATGAATTGCCCCTCTTCTCTGGATCGAACTCACTGGCAATATGAGAAATTAAATAGATGCCGAACTGCCAACAATTACTCGTTGGCAGTCTTTTTATGTGCGCCCAGCATGGGCGCTTACTAGTCGATGTAAGTCCGATACAGGGGCTGATGTGCCAACCTTAGCTTAAGACAAGACTTCCCATCGTAAGGTGAAATCTGAAGGAAATTGGCGGCAAGGCTCTGCTTCGCATACCAAGAATATGATTGGCTGTGACTTACATCATAGCGTAGGAGATGCAGTCTGTTTTATCATTAGTTATGATATTGATTGAAATAAAGTAACTTAATAACTGTAAGGGGTGATGTAATGTTTCGTTTAGGCGTAGATATAGGCTATTCTACATTCAAATATATCATTTTAGATGACAAAGAACGAGAAATAGGTAGTGAATATGTGTTCCATAGAGGGAATGTTGAAACAGCATTTAGTAACATGCTGCAAAAAATAGAAAATGAATATAAAATCAAGGAATTTTACTTTGGTATTACTGGGGACCAAGCAGAGCGGATGCCTAAATTGGGAAAATATGTTCTCAATGAAGTGACTGCTTTGATCGAGGGGGCTTTTGCTAGCGATAATTCCTTGCAGTCCATCATGGATCTCGGGGCACAAAAAGCAAAGTTTATTACGAATCTTTCAGCACAAAACAGAACCCACATCAAATTTTCTATGAATTCAAGTTGCTCGGCTGGAACAGGTTCTTTCTTGGAAGAACAGGTTTCCCGGTTGGGGATCAGTTTGTACGAGTACTCGGATTACACTGAAAAAGCGACAACAGTGCCTCGAATTGCCGGTCGATGCAGCGTATTTTCAAAAACAGATATGATCCACCACCAGCAGGAGGGTGTGAAAACAGAAGACATATTATTGGGACTGGCTTATGCTCTGGTACGAAACTTTAAAGCTAATGTGGTACAAAAGAATGCAGTTATACCACCTGTCATGCTAACTGGCGGCGTGGTTCATAATAAAGGGGTTATAACAGCCTTAAAAGAGGTATTTCAGTTAGAGGACAAAGATATCTTGATACCGAAGCATTTTGATAAGATTAGTACGTTAGGTGCAGCTCTCCTGGCTGCTGAAAAACAACATGTAGTGACCTTCGAAGACCTTAGGAATGCAACTGTTTTTTCACTTAAACGTAATATGCAAAATGGTGCTTATCCTGCCTTATACCCATTTGGTCAAAATGAAAGTATCAATAAACATGATTGCAAAAATACTGTTAACCTTAGTGAGGGTTATTTGGGAATTGATATCGGTTCTACTAGCACGAATCTGGTATTGATCGATGACGAAAAAAATGTCATTGCACACAGATATTTACGAACAAGAGGGAATCCCAGAGAGGTTGTCAGGGAGGGAATTAATTCTTTGCAGGAACAGTTCGGACAGCACCTCAAAATAAAAGGGATGGGAACCACGGGATCGGGCCGCTACCTCATCGGCAATGAGCTGGGGGCAACCCTTATTATCGATGAAATTACCGCACAAGCAAAAGGCGCGGTAGAAGCTGATCCTGAGGTCGATACGGTTTTTGAAATCGGCGGACAGGATTCAAAATATATTAGCATACAAAATGGTATGGTTGTGGATTTTGAGATGAACAAAATATGCGCCGCTGGTACTGGATCTTTTATTGAAGAACAAGCAAAAAAACTCGATATACCTATTGAGGAATTTTCCCAGTTGGCGCTAAAGAGTGAAAACCCATTGAATTTAGGAGATCGATGCACAGTATTTATTGAAGGAAACATTGCCAAAGCGTTGGCGAGTCATGAAAGTAAGGAAGATATCACAGCCGGCCTGGCCTACTCGATTGTAAGCAACTATCTAAATCGTGTAGTGGGCAATCGGACTATTGGCAACAAAGTTTTTTTGCAGGGAGGGATCGCTTATAACCAAGCGGTTATTAACGCATTTCGTGCTGTTCTAAAACGTGATATCGTTGTCCCACGCTTTTTTAGCGTGACAGGTGCCTTAGGAACTGCACTCTTGGTTCGGGAAAAACTGGCGCAGGGTGTCATGGACAAAGAAGCCAGTCACTCGATCCCGCGCAATGTTGGACAGGAAATGGAAAAATTATTTTTAAAGGGGTATACCGGTAACATTGATAGTGCAAAACTGACAATCGGTATTCCCAGAGTATTATTTCTGCATAAATTGTTTCCCATGTTTCATGAAGTCTTTAAAACACTGGGCTTTAATGTAATTTTATCGAAAGCAACGGATGAAGAAATTGTGGCCCTTAGCCAAGAGTATTCTCTAGATGAAACCTGCTATCCTATTAAGTTGATCAATGGTCATGTAGCTTCCTTATTAAATCAAGGTGTAGATTATATTTTTCTGCCAAGCTTATATACTATGAAACATGATGTTTCAAAAACTCGGGAGGATTATGCCTGCGTATACATGCAGACCACATCGAAAATTGTTTCCCATGTGATGGATTTAGAGAAGAAGGGCGTAAAATTACTATCTCCAGCTCTCTCCTTTAAGTTTGGTAAAGCTTATATGCTGAAGACCTTATTAGGTATGGGTAAGGAATTGGGGAAAAATAAAGCGCAAATGGCCTTTGCCGTTATGAAAGGTATGACTAGGCTGCAAGAATATAGCCGGGATGTGGAAGTCTTGAGCCAGGAACTAGTGCAGAGTCTTCAAGATGAAGAAAAAGCCTTTGTCATCATGACCAGAACCTATAATGTAGCTGATCCTATACTCAATATGAAGATTCCCCAAAAGCTAAGGGAGATGGGGTACAAGGTGTTAACCCTCGCTAACATTCCTGCTTTTGATTATGACGTGTCTGAGGATCATCCCAATATGTATTGGCCCTTCGGACAACATATTTTGGCAGGAGCAAAGATTGTAAGGGACATGCCTAATCTTTATCCCATCTATATTACTAACCATGGCTGCGGACCAGATACTGTACTGAGCCATTATTTCAATGCCGAAATGCAGGGGAAACCTTATTTGCATATTGAAGTGGATGAACACTCATCAAGTGTTGGGGTCATTACTCGATTAGAAGCCTTTGTCAATAGTTTGGATAATTATGATGCAAAAACAGCGGCAGCAGAAGTACTAGAGCATATACCCAAGAGTACCAAGGAAATAATGGAGCGAAAAGTCTTATTGCCGAATATTTATCCCTATAGCCAAGTCTTATGTGAATGGTTCAAAGTTAAGGGAATTGCAGCAGAGATTTTACCTCAAACAAAACAAGCGTCACTAGAATTGGGAAAAAGATTTACTAAGTCCAAAGAGTATTTATCAATGTATTCTTTGTTAGGGGACATTTTCTATCATTTGGAGAATAGGTCGGAAAAGGACGTTACACTGTGGTTGCCTCAAAGTGAAGGCAGTGAGGTTTATGGCCAGTATGGAAAATTAGTTAGCGAGATAATAAAAGGGGCAGGCTATCAGGGAAAAGTAATTTCTCCATTTATCGAGGATTTATTGGAAAATAAGGATTACGGCTTTGATTTCGCCTTAGGAGTGATATTGGCTGATTTAGTAATGGCTTCTGACAAGGAAGACCGGGACAAGGTTTTGATGAAAGGACTGGAGTTAATCAAAACTGGCGGGTTAAATGAACCAAACCTTATTCAGCTCTCTAAGTATGTTTATAGCCAGTTGCAGAAAAAGATATATGATAAACAGATCTATGTGCTTGGAGAATTTAGTATTATATTTAATGGGTATCTAAATAATTTTCAATTAGAAGCTTTGGAAAAAAATCATAGAATGTTGTATCAGCCTTTATCTGAAATACTGCTCTTTATATGGCATGATGTTCTCAATAAGGCACCAAAGAATCGCAAAGGGTTTAAAGAAAATCTGGGAAAAATGAAGGGATTGATGAAGGGGATATCGGATATTTTATCAGAATACAGTTCTTTTGATACGGATTTTGATGAGTTATTGAGGGAGGCTGATAGGAGGTTAGCCCTATATGCAGGAGGGGCTGGACGATACAGACTTGCCAAGATATTTCGCTGCCCAGAGCATGTGCATGGCATTTTAACAGTTAGTTCCATGTATGAAAATACTGCCACAATACAGAAAATCTTGAGAAACAAAGATAAAGATGAGCTAAAACACCCTGTGCTTGACTTGGCCTTTGATGGATCCAGCCATAGCAATAATAAAGAGTTACTTGATACTTTTATACACTATATATAAGACCTAAACTACATTTTGGTTAATGGGGTGGACAGGTTATCGAAATATATATGTGCTGTAATTGAAGAATACTCATCAGCTTAGGGAGCTGATGAGTATTCTTCTGTTTAAGTAAGGGCTATGAGATAAGGTACAGAAATCATTTAATAAAAAACTTCCTACTAAGGAAAAAGCAGGAAATTGACGAAAAATATAGTATTATATCCATTGTATTCCGAATATTCTGAGTTTTACACAGCGAATAGGAGTATAATCTATATAAGAGCATAAAAAGATGTTTTGAAGAAATAATAGGTAAAGATGCACATTGACTATGAAATATTATTCTCATTAGGCGATTGTCAAAAAAATATTATAGGGGGAGATTAAAATGGAAAATTCAATGTTCTGTTATCAATGTGAACAAACATTTGGGGGAAAAGGTTGTACGAAAAGTGGTGTTTGTGGGAAAACACCTGAAATCGCAAATTTACAAGATTTATTAATCTATCAGTTAAAAGGAATTTCTTGCTATGCGAAGGCTCTTATCGACCAGGGGAAAACCATTGATAAAGAATTTGTGAAGTTTGTAGAGAATGGTCTCTTTACCACATTAACAAATGTAAATTTCGATGCTGAAAATCATGTACAATTAATAAAAGAATCACAAAAGTTAAAAGAAAAAATAAGAAATCAAGCGCCAGAAGGACAATATCCAGTGGCAGCTACTTATAATGCAAGTGAAACAAAAGAAGCAATGCTAAAAGATGCAGTCCAAGCTGGTATTATGTATGATCAAAACCTCGATGCTGATATTCGATCCTTACGATCAACAGTATTATATGGATTAAAAGGAATCAGTGCTTATGGACATCAAGCAAGGTTTATAAACTATAATAGTGATCAAGTGGACAACTTCTACTTTCAAGGTTTAGAAGCTACTACCAATGATAACTTGACTCTTGACGATATGATACGTATGACAATGAGAGCAGGGAATATGAGTGTAGAAGTTATGAAGGTGCTCGATGAAGCAAATACGACAACATATGAAAATCCTTCGCCTCATAAAGTGAATAGAAACATTAAAAAGGGTCCCTTTATCATTATATCAGGTCATGATTTAAGAGATTTAGAAATGCTACTTGAGCAAACAGAAGGTAAGGGAATTAACATTTATACTCATGGTGAAATGCTGCCAGCGCATGGATATCCAGCACTAAAAAAATATAAACATTTAGTCGGTAATTATGGAACTGCTTGGCAAAATCAGCAGAAAGAATTTGACGAAATACCAGGATGTATTTTAATGACAACCAACTGTTTAATGAGACCAAGAGAAACATATAAGGATAGAATATTTACAACGAATGTTGTTGGCTGGGACGGAGTACAAAATATCCCAGTTAGTGCCGATGGGACAAAAGATTTTAGTGAAATAATAAATAAAGCCTTAGAACTTGGCGGCTTTAAAGAAGATCAGGAAGAAAAAGAAATCCTGGTTGGCTTTGGACATCATGAAACATTATCGCATGCTGGAGCCATAGTGAATGCAGTCAAGGAAGGAAAAATAAGACATTTCTTCTTAATCGGTGGTTGTGATGGGGCTCGACCAGGAAGAAGTTATTACACCGAATTTGCTAAAATGGTCCCCGAGGATTGTATCATTCTTACGTTAGCTTGTGGTAAATACAGATTTAACGATTTAGATTTTGGCACAGTAGCTGGATTACCAAGATTATTAGATATAGGTCAATGTAATGATGCCTATTCAGCAGTTAGAATCGCTACAGCATTAGCCGATGCCTTTGATACGGATGTAAATTCGCTACCACTCTCTATTGTACTTTCTTGGTATGAGCAAAAAGCAGTTGCAGACTTATTAGCACTATTATCACTTGGAATAAACGGAATGTTACTAGGGCCTAGTTTACCAGCTTTTATCTCCCCTAATGTATTACAGTATTTAGTGGAAACATTTAATATAAAACCAATAAGTACACCAGAGGATGATTTGAAAAGTGCATTGAAGCAAGCAAACTAATAATGTATGATACCATTTTGTTACTAGAGAGTAAAAAAGTAGAGGTTGTCCATAAGTTTAACTTGTGGGCAACCTCCTTTTTTTACGGAATCGGAAAGTCTTAAGCAATTGTAGTACTTTAATGAAAAATCATATTTGCTAGAGGGGCATATTTAATCCAGTAGCCAGGTAATTCTACAGATCTCCAGTGACCACTTATCGTTGCAATTAGTATTCCTAGCAGAAATAGACCAACTAGAAAACATGAATACTGTCCGGTACTGAACGGACGAGTAGCGAAACTACTATGAATCTTTAGCACACCACGTGGGCAATTGTTAATACAATTTTGACAGATTGTACACTCTGGAGAAGAGATGCTTGTTGCAGAAGAAATAGAGAGTTGACTTGGGCAAACTTTATCGCAGGTTTGACAAGAAATACATTGTTTAGAATTCCTAGTAATGGCAACAGGGGAAAATAGCGAGCAAAAGCTTAATAAAGCACCATACGGACACAAATAGCGGCACCAGAAATTCTGGATAAGTAGGGATAATAGGATTAGCCCTGCTAGAACTTTAAGCGTTAACAAGGAAGGGGATGAAAAAAAATACAGCATTTTAACTTCAGCAATGGTGTTGTAGGGTGAACGGATAAAGAAAGCGATCTCATCCGATTGCATGCCAATGAGTACGACAATTAGTAAAAAAAGTAGCAGCAGATATTTGGGTGCCATCAAAAGATAATGAAGTATTGCAGGTACTCGTAGTTTTTGTCTATAAAAATAAGCTCTCGCCTTAAATAAGTACTCAGATAGTGTGCCAATGGGGCAAATATGACTACAAAAGCCTCGCTTTAATAATAAAGCAGAGAAAATGGCCAACAGCAAAATGGTTAGACCAGCTGGATGGATAGGGTCAAATTCTCCATTCATTAACCAATGCTTAAGACCGACAGTAGCTGAAATCGGTAAAAAACCTTCTAATACAGGAAAACGATACTGCACAGCATCAAATCCTAGTGTTGGTAATAAAATAAGTGCTTTGGATAAAAAATAGCCAGCTGTAATCATCAAAAGTAAAAAATAAAATTGACTACATCTACGCCAAGTCAGCATTTTGATATTCATGAAAAACCTCCCATTATGTACTGTACCATTAATAATAGAGTAATATTTTATACAAATCAGTGATATAAAACACATTTATTTAATAAGTGTAGCTATATAATGAAAGTGGATTGGTATATGCAGGATAATTTGCTGTAATCAAGAATGAAATAGGGACGAACCGAAATAGCATTTTAGTAGCGATTTATGCCGCGAAATAGGCAAATAATGTAGCTAGGTGTGAAACATGCGATTAAAAAACAGTTTAACCATGAAATTTATGTTGGCAATGGCTATGGTGATAACAACTGTTATGTTGATGAATTTGATTTGGAGTGTAAAGCAGTACCAGAGGCAGGCCGAAGGCGAAATGAAGGAAAAGTCAGCGGTAATTGCCCAGCAATTTTTGGCGACAAGGTCCTTTATTTCATTAAAGCAAGATGCAATTAATTCTGATTCCATTGGCAATTATGAATTTAAGCATTTGAATCCTGCTGCCGTTGGTAAGGGCGTTAGTGATATTTTTAGTAAATATTCGGGCTATAAAATGAAACAGACTAATTTAGAAGTACGTGATCTGGAAAATACACCAGACAATTTTGAGATAGCAGCTATGAAAAATATGGCAGAGGATCATAATCTTACTGAAGTATGGGGTTATGAAAATCAGGGTGGGGTTCAGGTGTTTCGTTATCTCACGTCACTACATTATGACCAATCTTGTATGACGTGCCACGGTGGGCCTGCAGGTCAGAAGGATATATCCGGTTATTTAAAGGAAGGTCATTCCATTGGTGATTTTGCAGGTGCTATTAGTATTGTTGTTCCCATGACAGCATTTCTTGCCAATCAGAATGCCAATATTATAACATCGGTGTCATTTCTTGTAATTATGGTTCTAGCCAGCATGGGGCTGGTATATTTGGTCATGGAACATATTGTGGTCATGCCCATTCGTGAATTGACGGGCAAGGTCAGAGAGGTTGGCCGTGGTGATTTATCCAGCCAGCTGACGGACATTCATACCTATGATGAGATGCGAGATTTGGCAGAGGAATTCAACGGTATGGCTGGTAAACTCCAGTTACTATATAATAGCTTGGAAACTAAAGTGGATGAACGTACTCGTCAATTACATAATGCGAATGATCAGTTGGCGCAGCAAGGTAGGGAATTGATGGAGATCAATATCCGATTAACAGAAACCAATCGACTGAAATCTGAATTTTTGGCGGTTATGAGTCATGAACTACGAACACCGCTCACAGCCATTATTGCTTTTGCCGAAATACTACTGACCGAAGGCGATTCACTCAGTAGTCAGCAACGAGAATATCTAGAAGATATTTTCGAGAGTGGGCATCAATTGCTTAGCCAAATCAGCGATATTCTGGATTTGTCTAAAATTGAAGCAGGTTTGATTCGTGTGAGCTATCAGGAGGTTGACATTCGAGAAGTAATCGAAAGTATTATGCGAACGGTCGCTCCGCTAGTGGCGAAGAAGCAACTAAATTGTACTATTGAGATCCTGCCGGATCTGCCGTTGATTGCAGCAGATTATGATAAGATAAAGCATATTATCCGCAATTTGGTTAGCAATGCTATCAAATTTACACCTGTAGGCGGAAACATTAAGGTGGTGGCAGGACTAAGCTGGCAGGATGGCAAGATAGGCTCGCTACTCGTTTCCGTACAGGATACTGGTATTGGGATTAGCCCAGAGGAACA containing:
- a CDS encoding ATP-binding protein, with protein sequence MRLKNSLTMKFMLAMAMVITTVMLMNLIWSVKQYQRQAEGEMKEKSAVIAQQFLATRSFISLKQDAINSDSIGNYEFKHLNPAAVGKGVSDIFSKYSGYKMKQTNLEVRDLENTPDNFEIAAMKNMAEDHNLTEVWGYENQGGVQVFRYLTSLHYDQSCMTCHGGPAGQKDISGYLKEGHSIGDFAGAISIVVPMTAFLANQNANIITSVSFLVIMVLASMGLVYLVMEHIVVMPIRELTGKVREVGRGDLSSQLTDIHTYDEMRDLAEEFNGMAGKLQLLYNSLETKVDERTRQLHNANDQLAQQGRELMEINIRLTETNRLKSEFLAVMSHELRTPLTAIIAFAEILLTEGDSLSSQQREYLEDIFESGHQLLSQISDILDLSKIEAGLIRVSYQEVDIREVIESIMRTVAPLVAKKQLNCTIEILPDLPLIAADYDKIKHIIRNLVSNAIKFTPVGGNIKVVAGLSWQDGKIGSLLVSVQDTGIGISPEEQESIFEKFVQGNHSDQREYSGSGIGLSLAKHLVELHEGRIWVESQIARGSTFSFMLPLSGREC
- a CDS encoding 4Fe-4S binding protein, with amino-acid sequence MNIKMLTWRRCSQFYFLLLMITAGYFLSKALILLPTLGFDAVQYRFPVLEGFLPISATVGLKHWLMNGEFDPIHPAGLTILLLAIFSALLLKRGFCSHICPIGTLSEYLFKARAYFYRQKLRVPAILHYLLMAPKYLLLLFLLIVVLIGMQSDEIAFFIRSPYNTIAEVKMLYFFSSPSLLTLKVLAGLILLSLLIQNFWCRYLCPYGALLSFCSLFSPVAITRNSKQCISCQTCDKVCPSQLSISSATSISSPECTICQNCINNCPRGVLKIHSSFATRPFSTGQYSCFLVGLFLLGILIATISGHWRSVELPGYWIKYAPLANMIFH
- a CDS encoding acyl-CoA dehydratase activase; its protein translation is MFRLGVDIGYSTFKYIILDDKEREIGSEYVFHRGNVETAFSNMLQKIENEYKIKEFYFGITGDQAERMPKLGKYVLNEVTALIEGAFASDNSLQSIMDLGAQKAKFITNLSAQNRTHIKFSMNSSCSAGTGSFLEEQVSRLGISLYEYSDYTEKATTVPRIAGRCSVFSKTDMIHHQQEGVKTEDILLGLAYALVRNFKANVVQKNAVIPPVMLTGGVVHNKGVITALKEVFQLEDKDILIPKHFDKISTLGAALLAAEKQHVVTFEDLRNATVFSLKRNMQNGAYPALYPFGQNESINKHDCKNTVNLSEGYLGIDIGSTSTNLVLIDDEKNVIAHRYLRTRGNPREVVREGINSLQEQFGQHLKIKGMGTTGSGRYLIGNELGATLIIDEITAQAKGAVEADPEVDTVFEIGGQDSKYISIQNGMVVDFEMNKICAAGTGSFIEEQAKKLDIPIEEFSQLALKSENPLNLGDRCTVFIEGNIAKALASHESKEDITAGLAYSIVSNYLNRVVGNRTIGNKVFLQGGIAYNQAVINAFRAVLKRDIVVPRFFSVTGALGTALLVREKLAQGVMDKEASHSIPRNVGQEMEKLFLKGYTGNIDSAKLTIGIPRVLFLHKLFPMFHEVFKTLGFNVILSKATDEEIVALSQEYSLDETCYPIKLINGHVASLLNQGVDYIFLPSLYTMKHDVSKTREDYACVYMQTTSKIVSHVMDLEKKGVKLLSPALSFKFGKAYMLKTLLGMGKELGKNKAQMAFAVMKGMTRLQEYSRDVEVLSQELVQSLQDEEKAFVIMTRTYNVADPILNMKIPQKLREMGYKVLTLANIPAFDYDVSEDHPNMYWPFGQHILAGAKIVRDMPNLYPIYITNHGCGPDTVLSHYFNAEMQGKPYLHIEVDEHSSSVGVITRLEAFVNSLDNYDAKTAAAEVLEHIPKSTKEIMERKVLLPNIYPYSQVLCEWFKVKGIAAEILPQTKQASLELGKRFTKSKEYLSMYSLLGDIFYHLENRSEKDVTLWLPQSEGSEVYGQYGKLVSEIIKGAGYQGKVISPFIEDLLENKDYGFDFALGVILADLVMASDKEDRDKVLMKGLELIKTGGLNEPNLIQLSKYVYSQLQKKIYDKQIYVLGEFSIIFNGYLNNFQLEALEKNHRMLYQPLSEILLFIWHDVLNKAPKNRKGFKENLGKMKGLMKGISDILSEYSSFDTDFDELLREADRRLALYAGGAGRYRLAKIFRCPEHVHGILTVSSMYENTATIQKILRNKDKDELKHPVLDLAFDGSSHSNNKELLDTFIHYI
- the hcp gene encoding hydroxylamine reductase, with protein sequence MENSMFCYQCEQTFGGKGCTKSGVCGKTPEIANLQDLLIYQLKGISCYAKALIDQGKTIDKEFVKFVENGLFTTLTNVNFDAENHVQLIKESQKLKEKIRNQAPEGQYPVAATYNASETKEAMLKDAVQAGIMYDQNLDADIRSLRSTVLYGLKGISAYGHQARFINYNSDQVDNFYFQGLEATTNDNLTLDDMIRMTMRAGNMSVEVMKVLDEANTTTYENPSPHKVNRNIKKGPFIIISGHDLRDLEMLLEQTEGKGINIYTHGEMLPAHGYPALKKYKHLVGNYGTAWQNQQKEFDEIPGCILMTTNCLMRPRETYKDRIFTTNVVGWDGVQNIPVSADGTKDFSEIINKALELGGFKEDQEEKEILVGFGHHETLSHAGAIVNAVKEGKIRHFFLIGGCDGARPGRSYYTEFAKMVPEDCIILTLACGKYRFNDLDFGTVAGLPRLLDIGQCNDAYSAVRIATALADAFDTDVNSLPLSIVLSWYEQKAVADLLALLSLGINGMLLGPSLPAFISPNVLQYLVETFNIKPISTPEDDLKSALKQAN
- a CDS encoding DedA family protein, with the translated sequence MEQFFHVVIDYIAQWGYVAIVIGMALESACVPVPSELIFGFAGYLVYLGQLDFTMAVVAGVVGGLIGSIIAYLVGYYGGQPLVAKYGRYFLLSKHNVDMAQRWFDRYGIKATFFSRLLPVVRTFISLPAGFAQVNFGEFVIYTLLGSIPWTIGLTYAGMVLGENWEALNAIGHKASLIVAAGLIFIAVYYYRRNHTQPV